The uncultured Paludibaculum sp. sequence TCGCCAGAGACGATGCAGATGTTTGAGCAGACGGCCGAAACGTACTTCGATTCACCGGATTGGGCCCAGGTTGTGCAGTGGGCGAAGAGCACCTTCGTGAAACTCACGCCCGTGCAAAGCTCCCGGGTTCCGCCCGCACTGATTGGATGACCGGCTCACGAACGTGGGCATGAACCGTCCGCATGCTGTTGAATCTGAATTCGAGTGGTATAGGCACATCAGGGACGCATTCCTGATTCGTGCCGGCAATATTCTGATGGGGATTCAAGCCAGATTCGGCACTGGGCGGTGACGGCCCTTGGAAGCCAGCAGGCTCCAGTGCAGCGGCCTTGCCAGGATGGAGGTACTCCCGTCCGTAACGCCGCGGGACACTTGTCGTGATCCGTCCTTCGTCCTGGTGATGAAAATGTTGCCATTGATGCCGACGCCCGGGCCGGCGGGCCTGAGCGCGATAGTGGCGCTGACGGCCCGCACGGCGGGCGAGAAGGGCTAGAACCTGGGACCTGGCGCTGCCAGCGGTTGAGGGAACTCCCTGGATTTAGACCAGCGACTGGGGCCGGCCGGGAGATCCGAGTTCACGTTCATGGCCTGAAGGGTCCGCCGTCTTGCGCTTTCTGCGGAGCAGCCCGACTAACCCAAGGCCCGTTGCCATTGCGGTCCAGGTGGCCGGCTCGGGTGTTGGCGCTTCTGATGGCTCAATGATGGTCCAGGTTCCGGGTACATTGCTGCGCCCGTGAAGCACCCCGTGTGTGCCGTCGTTGAGGATCAGCAGGTCGGAGCCCCCGGTGTCGGAATTCCTCGTCAGTACACTGCTGGGCGGATTCTGGTTGGACTGGCCATCGAGATAGACGAGCCAGTAGGACGCGTCGGGAGAGAATTGCAGGGTAGCGAGGTTGTTGGGGTTGCCCACGACTTGGAATTGAGTTGCGCCATTTCGGACGGACGCCAAGCCGACGGCGAGGCAACTGCCGGAGGTGCTCCCGAGCGAGTTGAGGTCCAGACAGAACGGGGTGGAAGGGGCGGGTACCGCACCCAGGACGTTAAACTCCATGATGAGGCTTCCCGACAGGCATTGGCCTGAGCTGCAGTCCAGGCCGACGTCTGAAAAAGCTGCGCCGTTGTACTGGAGAAGGAAACTCGCTTTCGCGGTGGGCGTGGTGAGGCTGATGGCCATCAGGCAGACGAGCAGTGGGATCCAACTCCACAGTCTCCGCGTGATTCCTGGTCTCTGGATGTGTTCGGCAAGGGCAGGCATTGTCTCGGTCCTTTCTGGTTTGTTCAGGTTTGAAGTGGTTTGAGCGCTTCGTGGTGAAGGTGCTGTCAGGAACGACTTTCGCCGATCCTGATGCGGTGCTACATGGTTGGGGCCTGATTCCTGGCTGCTTTCTCCATGCGCGGCTAAACCGTACGTGGAATGGAAGTTAGGGTGTTGTATGCGCGTGCTGGGCGGCGCTGAGGGCGGCGGGGTTCGGGCCAAAATCGCCGGGCGGCGAGGGGTGGGGAGCTTTACGCGGAGGACATCTTACGGGCAGCCGATGCTAGCTACTGCCCCGCCAGTCCGGCGGACCCCGGCGAACCGGAGATCCGTCGACCAACGATTCATGAGCCTGGGCGCAGCCGGCAGGAACAGCAAATACCCCTATCGCCATGGGGTTTCCGGTGCGAGCACCGAGCGCGTTTGATCGTGAGTTCAGATGGATCGCCGGGCAACGCAGCGAGCGCTCAGATTCCCCTTGCATGCCGTCAATCATGCTGTATACTGAACCGAATGGCTCAGTATAGCCAAACCCATTTCGATGCCTCGTTCGGCGCGCTCTCGGACGCCACCCGACGCGGCGTTCTGGAACAACTCGGGCGTGCCGACGCTTCGATCACAGCCCTTGCCCAGAGGTTCCACATGACGCTGACGGGCATGAAGAAACATGTAGGCGTCCTGGAGCAGGCGGGGCTCGTCAGCACGGAGAAAGTTGGGCGCGTGCGGACCTGCAAGCTCGGACTGCGCGGACTGGAAGAAGAGGCGGCATGGATCGAGAGGTATCGCCAGCTCTGGGCCGCGCGTTTCGACGAGTTGGACACGGTTGTCGAGGAATTGAAACGCAAGGAGAAAGCCAATGGACGGAAGAAGCGGAAGTGAAGGCACCCCCACGAAGAACCCCACGGCGGTGGAGCGGAAGTCCGAGCTCGAACTCGTCGTCACACGCACGGTCAACGGGCCCGCGCGCCTCGTGTTCGAGGCGTGGACCAAGGCAGAACTATTTAAGAGGTGGTGGGTGCCTAAATCGTTTGGGCTGACCCTGCTTTCCTGCGAAATGGATGTTCGCGTTGGAGGGCAGTATCGCCTGGTGTTTCCCCACGAAGGTTCGACGATGGAGTTCTTCGGGACGTACCTCGAAGTGACACCGCACTCGCGCCTCGTCTGGACCAACGATGAAGGGGACAGCGGCCAGACCATCACCACGGTGACCTTCGAAGAAAACGACGGCAAGACGCTGGTGGTGGTGCACGATCTCTATCCCTCGAGCGAAGCGGTTGACACCGGATCGACGAACGCGCTGCCCGAGGCGCTCGACCAACTCGACGAACTTCTCGCCAGCCTGGGATCCAGTGCGGAGGCAAAATGACGCAGCCAATCCGTCCAACAAACGCTTCCGGCCGGCGGCAGAACGGGCGGCGTTCCGCGGTGCGGAAGACTGCTTTCCTGTTGATGACGCTCGCCGCGACGAATGTGCCGGCGCAGCGGAAGCCAACGACTGGCTACGCGCCAGTGAATGGACTCAAAATGTACTACGAAGTCCACGGCAGCGGCGAACCGGTGGTGTTGCTTCACGGCGCGTTCATGACCATCACCAACAACTGGGACGGGTGGATCAGCGAGCTCTCCAAGACGCGGAAAGTCATTGCCGTGGAAATGCAGGGTCACGGCCGGACGGCGGACATCCAGCGAGATATCAACGACGAAAACCTCGCCGACGATGTGGCCGCGCTGCTCACACATCTCAAGATCCCGCGAGCGGACCTCATGGGCTACAGCATGGGCGGAGGCGTGGCGATGCAGTGTGCGATCCGCCATCCGGACAAAGTGCGAAAGGCAGTCATCCTTTCGTCCACATTCCGCAGTGACGGCATGGTCGCCGGAGCGTACGAGTCCATCCCGAAACTCACAGCGGACGATTTCAAAGATTCGCCCATTGAAACCGAGTACAAGAAGCTAAGTCCGACACCTGACGACTTTCCGAAATTCGTCCAGCACGTCCTGGCCGCGGCCTCGAAAGGCTACGACTTCGGAGCCGACAAGCTGAAGGCCACTACGGCACCCATGTTTTTCGTCCACGGCGACGCTGATGGCGTTCGGCTCGCGCACGTCGCGGAGATGTTTCGCCTAAAGGGTGGCGAGACCCACGGCGACATGGGGCCGCGCTCCGCGTCGCGATTGGCCATCCTGCCCGACACCACCCACGTGACACTGATGCAGCGCATGCCCATCATCGTGCCCATGGTTAACGACTTTCTCGACGCCAAGCCGTAGCCGTGCCAGGGCTCCATTGAAGACGCTTGCGTAGCCCCTTACTTACGTTCGGGGACTGGGGCAAGGGGCGCGGCTTCATCCGCTTTAGCGGCCCGCAGGGCCATGGTTGACTCCTTGCCAGTCGGGGTTCGTAGCGGGTAGAGACCACTCCCTCACGGTCGTGGTTCGTTGCGGGTTCATTCGCTTTGCCGCCCGCTGGGCCGTGCGGGACTCCTTTGTAACTCCTCCGTTTCCTCGTTGCTGGTCACGGTGATCCGGCGTGGCTGGGGTTGGCCGTCCCTTTGTGAGCCGAGGTCACCTTCCATCTCCCTGGGTCAGACTCCGACTCTCGCTCCCGCACGATATCCTGGAGTTCTCGCCGTGACCACCTTCCGCATCGCTCTCGCCCAACTCCCCTATCCGGCAACGCCGGCCGGCTCCATGGACGACGCCTGCCAGACCATCGCCCAGGCGGCCGCTTCCGGCGCCGGTCTGGTCTGCTTTCCCGAGTGCTACCTCCCCGGCTATCGCGGCCTCGGGCATGCCCCGCCGCGCCCAGACCAGGACTTTCTCGCCGCAGCCTGGGCCCGAACCGCCGCAACCGCCGCCGCGGCCCGCATCGCCGTGATTCTCGGGACGGAACGGGTCCACAACGGCGCACTTCTGGCCACCGCACTGGTCATCCAGCCCGACGGCAGTCTGGACGGCTTCCAGGACAAGGTCCAGATCGACCCTTCGGAGGAGGGCACCTACACACCCGGTGACGGGCGCCGGGTCTTCCACACCGGACCGCTCACCTTCGGCGTCGCCATCTGCCACGAGGGCTGGCGCTACCCGGAAACCGTGCGCTTCGCGGCCCGCGCCGGCGCGCAGATCGTCTTCCACCCCCATCTGCACGAGGCCGAGCCAGGCAGCTTCGTACCCACGACCTTCGCCGACCCGCGCAATTCGTTCCATGAGAAGGCGCTGCTCTGCCGCGCGGCGGAAAACACCTGCTACATCGCCAGCGTGAACTACGCCAGCGACGGCGCGCCGACCACCTCGGCCGTTGTCCGGCCCGACGGCACGCTGCTCTGCCATCAGCCCTACGGACGGGCTGGGCTGCTGCTGGCCGACCTCGACCTGGAGCAGGCAACGGGACTGCTCGCCGCCCGCTACCGCCCGGTGTGAGCCTCAGAACCCGGATGGCGCCAGGACGTACGCACCCTCGGTCAAAAGCATGCCGGAACCCCCGCACGAGAAGGGACAAGCTCCGGCGAAGCGCCGCATTCCTGAGCACCGGCCCCTGCGCGTTTTATGCTCCGCGGCCGAAGGTGATCGAGACTGGGCTCGGCGTCTGAACCACTGCTCCCGTCGAGGTCAACTGCCCGCTGGCCGCATCCACCCGCCAACTGACGATCGTGTCCGACTGCTCGTTGGCCGCGTACAGAAGGCGGCCTCGCGGCGCCATCCCGATGAAGCGCGGAATCCGGCCGCGTGAGGGTTCCCAGCCCAGGGGGCTCAGCAGCCCCGTCGCCGGATCCGCGGCGTAGACCACAACGCTGTCGTGACCGCGGTTCGAGCAGTACACGTGCCGTCCGCCCGGAGCCACCTCGATCTCGGAAGGGGTGTTCTCGCCAACATACTCCGCCGGGAGGGTCGACAGGATCTGGGCGGCCTTGAGATGGCCGCGCTCGGCCTCCCACATCCAGGTGGCGATCGTACTGTTGATCTCGTTTACCACCCAGAGCACCGGCAGCCGGGGATGAAATGCCGCATGCCGCGGGCCGGACATGGTCCGCGCCACTCCGGCGCCTTGTGCGGTTGGCGTCAGTTTGCCGGTCTTCTGGTCGAACCCGAACACGAAGATACGATCCAGTCCTTTGTCCGGAACCACCACGAAACGCCCGCCTGGCTCGAACAGGATCTGGTGCGGATGCGCGCTGGCCTGCTCCACGCGATGTGGCCCGGGCGTTCCCGGCAGCGCCACCACCTGGACGGCTTCACCCAGCCGTCCGTCGTCGCTCACCCGCAACACGCTCACACTGCCGCTGGTGTAGTTGGCGACCACCAGGAAGCGTCCCGAATTGTCCA is a genomic window containing:
- a CDS encoding SRPBCC family protein, which translates into the protein MDGRSGSEGTPTKNPTAVERKSELELVVTRTVNGPARLVFEAWTKAELFKRWWVPKSFGLTLLSCEMDVRVGGQYRLVFPHEGSTMEFFGTYLEVTPHSRLVWTNDEGDSGQTITTVTFEENDGKTLVVVHDLYPSSEAVDTGSTNALPEALDQLDELLASLGSSAEAK
- a CDS encoding carbon-nitrogen hydrolase family protein, translating into MLVTVIRRGWGWPSLCEPRSPSISLGQTPTLAPARYPGVLAVTTFRIALAQLPYPATPAGSMDDACQTIAQAAASGAGLVCFPECYLPGYRGLGHAPPRPDQDFLAAAWARTAATAAAARIAVILGTERVHNGALLATALVIQPDGSLDGFQDKVQIDPSEEGTYTPGDGRRVFHTGPLTFGVAICHEGWRYPETVRFAARAGAQIVFHPHLHEAEPGSFVPTTFADPRNSFHEKALLCRAAENTCYIASVNYASDGAPTTSAVVRPDGTLLCHQPYGRAGLLLADLDLEQATGLLAARYRPV
- a CDS encoding helix-turn-helix domain-containing protein, producing MAQYSQTHFDASFGALSDATRRGVLEQLGRADASITALAQRFHMTLTGMKKHVGVLEQAGLVSTEKVGRVRTCKLGLRGLEEEAAWIERYRQLWAARFDELDTVVEELKRKEKANGRKKRK
- a CDS encoding PEP-CTERM sorting domain-containing protein — its product is MPALAEHIQRPGITRRLWSWIPLLVCLMAISLTTPTAKASFLLQYNGAAFSDVGLDCSSGQCLSGSLIMEFNVLGAVPAPSTPFCLDLNSLGSTSGSCLAVGLASVRNGATQFQVVGNPNNLATLQFSPDASYWLVYLDGQSNQNPPSSVLTRNSDTGGSDLLILNDGTHGVLHGRSNVPGTWTIIEPSEAPTPEPATWTAMATGLGLVGLLRRKRKTADPSGHERELGSPGRPQSLV
- a CDS encoding alpha/beta hydrolase, which encodes MTQPIRPTNASGRRQNGRRSAVRKTAFLLMTLAATNVPAQRKPTTGYAPVNGLKMYYEVHGSGEPVVLLHGAFMTITNNWDGWISELSKTRKVIAVEMQGHGRTADIQRDINDENLADDVAALLTHLKIPRADLMGYSMGGGVAMQCAIRHPDKVRKAVILSSTFRSDGMVAGAYESIPKLTADDFKDSPIETEYKKLSPTPDDFPKFVQHVLAAASKGYDFGADKLKATTAPMFFVHGDADGVRLAHVAEMFRLKGGETHGDMGPRSASRLAILPDTTHVTLMQRMPIIVPMVNDFLDAKP
- a CDS encoding lactonase family protein gives rise to the protein MPVSSAWTRRGFMATAVSGAMATAAPASALFAYVGCYTSAKRYARGDGIHVFRVDEQTGAWSPAHVLGGLVNPSFLVLRKDQRFLYAAHGDEGYASAIAVESGTGRLTLLNQVETGGVNGVHLALDNSGRFLVVANYTSGSVSVLRVSDDGRLGEAVQVVALPGTPGPHRVEQASAHPHQILFEPGGRFVVVPDKGLDRIFVFGFDQKTGKLTPTAQGAGVARTMSGPRHAAFHPRLPVLWVVNEINSTIATWMWEAERGHLKAAQILSTLPAEYVGENTPSEIEVAPGGRHVYCSNRGHDSVVVYAADPATGLLSPLGWEPSRGRIPRFIGMAPRGRLLYAANEQSDTIVSWRVDAASGQLTSTGAVVQTPSPVSITFGRGA